Part of the Candidatus Hydrothermales bacterium genome, GAAGTTAATATCATTTAATTTAAGTGAAAGAGCCTCACTTACTCTCATTCCTGTGGCATAAAGCAGTTCAATTAGAGCTCTGTCTCTTAATCCCAAAAATTTATTTATATCAATTGAGTTTATTAATCTGTCAATCTCCTTATAAGTTAAAAAGAAAGGGAGTCTCTGGGGTTTTTTGGGAAGTTCAATTAGGAGTGAAACATCTTTCTTAAAGTTTTCTCTTTCTATAAGAAATTTAAAGAAACTCCTTAGAGTGGACAAAATTCTTATAATAGTACTATCAGAATAGTTTCTCCTTTTTAACTCTGCGGCAAATAATGTAATATGAAAGTTTTCTATTTCAAAAAGATCTAAGTTATTTGAATCTATATATTCAAAAAACTTGTTAAGATCATCCTCGTAGCTTTCTTTTGTGTTAACAGAGTATCCCCTTTCAAGTAAAAGGTAGTCAAAGAATTTACTTTTTAGCTCTTTAAACTCCAAGTTCTGGAGGTAGGCTAAATTTAATGTCTTCTTCTACTCCCTTTATCTCTATTACTTCTTCGGCTCCATGTTTTTTTAGCTCTTCTATAATCTCTTGGACTAGATACTCGGGAGTAGAGGCCCCGGAAGTTATTCCAACGGTACTAATTTTCTTTAACTTTTTAAAGGGGATTTCACTTTTATCGTTTATAAGATAAGCCTTAGTCCCATTTTTCTCTGCTATTTCCTTTAATCTATTGGAGTTAGAACTCTTTTTTGAACCAACAATAAGAAAGAGATCGACAAAGGGAGCTATTTTCTTTACCATGTCCTGTCTATTTTGGGTTGCATAACATATATCTTCTGCCTTTGGTTTTACCGCATTTTTAAATTTCCTTTGTATTTCAGCTATTAACTCTCTTGTATCGTCCACTGAAAGTGTTGTTTGTGTT contains:
- the xerD gene encoding site-specific tyrosine recombinase XerD, translating into MEFKELKSKFFDYLLLERGYSVNTKESYEDDLNKFFEYIDSNNLDLFEIENFHITLFAAELKRRNYSDSTIIRILSTLRSFFKFLIERENFKKDVSLLIELPKKPQRLPFFLTYKEIDRLINSIDINKFLGLRDRALIELLYATGMRVSEALSLKLNDINFKEELVRIRGKGEKDRIVPLNKISLFYLNEYIEKERKKILKNKSSDFLFLNKNGEKLTRVGFWKILKKYSKIAGIDNLHPHIIRHTFATHMLLNGCDLKTLKMILGHSSISTTQVYTHVTKTHLHEVIEKYHPRGKGEYR